One part of the Glycine soja cultivar W05 chromosome 11, ASM419377v2, whole genome shotgun sequence genome encodes these proteins:
- the LOC114374612 gene encoding uncharacterized protein LOC114374612, giving the protein MRVGTSFLALLSLLPLLLSLQFSSAQLPADTDNISSRTLDAILQDCAFKAFLRPKTGVPYDGKVPRSLNGIRVSAMRLRSGSLRTRGVESYKEFQIPIGVFEQPYVERLVFVYHNLGNWSEKFYPLPGYIYLAPVLGLMSYSGANLSDSELPELDIRASDKPILIKFPHVESAPLGSVPTCVYFDLHGSVQFDILLHGNVCSTFQQGHFSIVVESNAPSPAPAAVAVAADVGRSGSGRNNSMVWIIVASLVGGCFLLIMLSLLVAKVRRTRQGMKIQQLEWAAESNETLQIASIGGTKAPLAIGTRTRPTIENDYIP; this is encoded by the coding sequence ATGAGGGTTGGAACCAGTTTCCTTGCACTGCTCTCACTGTTGCCACTGcttctttctcttcaattttCAAGTGCTCAGCTTCCAGCTGACACTGACAACATCTCATCACGCACCCTTGATGCCATTCTCCAAGATTGCGCCTTTAAGGCATTTTTGAGGCCAAAAACTGGGGTACCCTATGATGGCAAAGTGCCCAGAAGCCTAAATGGGATTAGAGTTTCAGCAATGAGGCTCAGGAGTGGTAGTTTGAGGACAAGAGGTGTTGAAAGCTATAAAGAGTTTCAGATCCCAATTGGGGTTTTTGAACAGCCTTATGTAGAGAGGCTGGTTTTTGTGTACCATAACTTAGGCAATTGGTCTGAGAAGTTTTATCCTTTGCCTGGTTACATATATTTGGCTCCTGTTTTAGGTCTAATGTCATATAGTGGTGCCAATTTGTCTGATTCTGAgttgcctgaattggacataaGAGCTTCTGATAAGCCAATTTTGATCAAGTTCCCTCATGTGGAATCAGCACCATTAGGGTCAGTGCCAACGTGTGTGTACTTTGATCTACATGGTTCAGTGCAATTTGACATCCTATTACATGGGAATGTTTGTTCAACTTTCCAACAAGGGCACTTCTCTATTGTTGTGGAGTCTAATGCCCCTTCCCCAGCACCTGCTGCTGTTGCTGTTGCTGCTGATGTTGGGAGAAGTGGTAGTGGGAGGAACAATTCCATGGTGTGGATAATTGTTGCATCTTTGGTTGGTGGATGCTTCTTGTTGATTATGTTGAGTTTATTGGTTGCTAAAGTGAGGAGAACCAGACAAGGGATGAAGATCCAGCAATTGGAATGGGCAGCTGAGAGCAATGAAACTTTGCAGATTGCATCTATTGGGGGCACCAAAGCACCATTGGCAATAGGGACTCGCACAAGACCAACCATTGAAAATGATTACATACCTTAG